The sequence ACGTGCGAAAACACTATAAGTGTTGAGTCTCACTTCAGATTGTCAGGTTCATTTGTGTTaattctttgtatttgtttattgaCACCATGTATAAAAACCTGAGTGAGACTGGAAAATAAAGCATGAAATAAGTCACAGACTGAGGAGCTGGAAGGCTTTAGGATCTTTATTTTCTGGTGTACatatttgctttaaaataaatagtgCATGACCATAAagtagtgagtgtgtgtggttgtttgtctttgtttgtctctatgtggccctgtgatggactggtgacctgtccggggtggacccctgcctttcacccagagagagctgggataggctccagctgatccctgtgaccctggttaggaataagcaggtatagatgatggatggatggttggatacCTATACTTTAGCCATTATGGCTGTTAACCCACACTGACTATTGTGAATAATTCTCCTATGTCTCTATCTACATGTAGTAGTTCTAGGTTGACAATGCTTTGAGTTGCATTTCTAAACAGTGACTAAATAATCTGTGTATACTGGAGGGGAACACTTATTCTTCTTATtcttaaaatgtcatttttagttaattatatggaagTGAACCAATGTTaccacatattaacttttgaaaaagacaacaggagggttaaacACTTTCCAGATGACAAAATGCTTAATACACAGCCCCAGCTTTATTTAAGTGTGgcaaatttcacattttaggGAAAATGTCCATGTATTGTCACAATCTACTGTATCCTGAAAAGCACTGAGAAAACACTGGTGTGTCCAGCAAGCATACTGAATATTCATCTATGGAACAATCACATTTGAATCAATAAACCAAATACAAACAATTTCAAGTATTATTTGTTATTAACCCCTCCTCTACACCACATCTTAGGGGACTGATGTTAGTTACTGTACATTAATactcatactgtatattgcaaACAATAATGTACAAAAATGCTGTACAAAAAACAGGACATACAGGAAATTATCTTGGAAGGATACTCCTTATAGCATACagataacagaaaaatacaaaagaggCACTTAAGAATATCaggcttacacacacacacacacacatatgtacaatatattaaaaattaagATACTTGAGCCCATGTTATGACAATTCACctgaaaagttatttttacaATTATATCAGATACACTTGGCTGGGGAGTAATGTAAGGAATTGTTAACTAATGTTAAACAACGCCTTATCCTACAGGAAGAACAGCTGAAAAAGTCAGGAAGAAGTCTCCGTTGTATGCATCTTTGCTGCCTCACCCCTCACATGGCTTTTAATTTAGCAGAGATTTATCTATTGCAAGCGAGAACTCAATTGTGTTTGAAATCTTACCTAGAGTTCAACAAAACTACGTTAACCTCCAATATTGGGCTGttattaaaaccaaaacacaagtAGGATGGTGCTCACAACTTCTGATGTGATGAGCGTGATGATGCTGAACAGCTTCTCAGAGATGAGTGTAAAATCTGCTTTACCCTGCCATTGGACGCTGCCAAGCTCCTACAGTTCCTACAGGAAAGTTCAGTTTAAATAGTCATCTACCTGCTAATGACTCCTGCAACCTCATTAAAGAACAGATGTGGGggaaaatttatttttatgaggtATTTTTTGGCATGCAAAATGGACATTTAAGATGTAACTGTCATATTCAGAGGGACAAAGTCAACAGTATCACCCCCTACTACTGTGTGTAGCCTGGGAGAAAATTATGTATTAGATGGATAGATGTTATGTTAGAACAATTAATAATATTTATGGTGGTAAGTTCCCGACCAGAAGATTATAAATGCAGACCTGTGATTTGAAGAAACCTACAGTGCTTTCGACAGGAAGACACAGATTGTCAAAAAAGTGCAAAACACCACACATCACCTGTCTGATATAATTAACTTCATTTACTGTCCACATCCAGTCACCTTGTTCAGTGAAGTATAGAAGGCTAGTGGGTGACACAACACACTCTGTGGCAGCCATACTGGGGTTTTTGTGCTACTGGCAACAACAGCTGAAAACAGCATGGTTCTGTGCTGTTTATCACAAATTAGATGGCATAAAACCACAGTAGGACTCtctcactttttattttgaaatttaaaatatcatttgaatatcagaaaaaatatttgatcTTTTATGATCTGCTATGTAAAGTAGCTTTCATAACCACTAAAAGCAGATGTTAATGCTTTTAGTGACTTTAAATTAGCTTGTTATCTACTTTCCTATCTTAAAGTTTAATGTTATCACTTATGAGTAGAGGCTTCGCTAAAAATAAAGACTGTGTGACAGTAAcctacatttttaaacagaatttaCACTGCTCCCTTTCCCTTAAAACACCAGCAGGAAtctactgtttttttaaacttattgtTCAATACTATTTTTAGCCACCACTTTTCCAGTGGATCTCTGTTGTGCCAGGCTAGTCATAGTTTATAGGAAAATAACGATGCCACTAAAAAGCTTGTCTATTCCTGCGTCTTATAGATGTCACCAACAAGTCTTATTTTTTGCTATCTAATTCTGTACAATTTTCAGAGAAAGCAGCTACCAAACTAACTAACTCCTGCTTTTTTTTGCTCCTAGGTCTGTCTGGTGTgacttcacagaaaaaaaatctccctgTACTTTCTCTTCACATTACCATTTTTACTTTACAGTGCCTGTATGAATTGAGCTTAGATCAACTTGCTGCTTACTGGAGCTCCAGCTACGACATTTTTAAGTAGGTAACTTTCACCCAAAACCATCATTTTACCAACCAGCGGTTACCTTAACTTCTTAGATGATGTGGAATTATTAACCACATTTTATCTGCTACAGTTCTAAAACTTGAAATAGGGCAAACTTCTGTAAAATTGCCATTGTGTTGATAGCCCTAATGAAGAAAAGCCTTGCGACATACATTTGGCTCTCTACTGGTATAAATGTTTTTGGGATTTGGTCCAAGGGAAGATTGTTTAGCTTTGCTCAGTATATGACATCCCATCCCAATAAACACTCAGTCCCAGGGCATAATCTCTACAACAGTAAATCTGAATTATCTGCATTGAAGTACTGTCATACTTTATGCTAAGCCCTTAACCTGAACTGATTCTACTGACACATGTAACAGATTCCAAACTGTCATAATAACTATTATTTAACTGTTGTGAACTCAGTGTCCTATGTGGCATGCTAAGTATAagcaacagcttttttaaaattacaattagTTCATTTTAAAAGTAGTTTTCTGCTTTCAAAGCCTGATAACATTCAAACCCTATTCCCTACAAAGGAACAATCTCACTGTACTTGTTCCTGTCTCCTCTAGCCCCTGCCAGCATCGATGCTGCCTGCAGTCCTGGCATATTAGACCCAAGGCTTGTGCAGCCCTTCAGTCTTCCTCCAGCCAGGTCCTGGCACATCACAGCATCCAcagcagaggtggaggtggggctcTCATCCCCTCTCCTCTGTTGCTCTGGTGTTGGAGCAGGTGCTCTGATTCCACTACTTCCAGTGCCTGTGCTACCTCTAGCACTGACACCTCCACCTCGCTTTTTAGGTGGTGGACCCCAGAGAAAGGCATGGGCAGGCCTGTAGTGCTGGCGGGCAAAGCGGAGCAGGTGTCTGCGGGTGGCTGGCAGGCGGATGGTGTAGACAAAGTATTCCAGGACGCTGTGCTGCATGTTGGGAAGGGTGTTGTGGCACAGTGACTCCTCCAGAAAAAGGCGAACCAGTGGGGCCTTGAAGGCTTCATAACCGAGCTCACCCAGGGACTTCAGGATGCGAGTGATCCGCAGGTAGTTGTGTTGGGACCTTAACAGGACAAACCAGGAGATTTAAgttgagagagaaaaacaaaacaactctgATGGATCTTTGTAAAGTGTTACATGACTGTAAGGATAGACTGTGTACTTTATAACAGTAGAAAAAATACACAGGTGTCCGGGTATTGTTCATCCTCCAGCAGGTAACGGAGCCATTGTTAATATCAATACCTATGGTTTTCACTACTATGACTAGCAAAAATTTACTAAAATTAATGCTGAAAAAGTCACAGTGGCAGTAGCAGTTGACTTGTATGCTGAAATCTTTGAAAATGCAGAGCCTAAGTTATTAAGAATTAGTTGTTCCTGAGGATTGGTTGTCCCAAGAAGGGTCAAGAGACCACACTGCACCTGATGCAAAAGTctttgtttatatttagttgtttttttaaagcaaaattgAGCATTTGTTTTATGCTGAAGAATTAGTTGTTTTTTATGATGTTGGGAGAATGGAAAAATGTAACATTGGATGCTAAGGTTTGGAGGTTTGTGACTTAAGGAGGTATTGTAACAGCACTGAGACCTTGCTGGGTAGAAGGAGAAAAACATACTTAAAAAGCACACGCTTTCAGGTGGTCCTTTGGCTGGAAAACACCTTGACTACTCTCACGCCATGAAACTATCAAAATAggatgtgaaagaaaaaaaatcacccttTCAATTACCATTTAACCATCTGTTTGTTGTCTTAAAGTGTGTTGTTTCACATTTGGCTGCAGACAGAAGAACAAATAAGTTGCATCAATAGGATAATTGCCTTGCTAAAGGACGCAAAAGTGGCAATTGGCAACCAAGCATGAAGTTTGCACAAATTCTGGCTTTAATTTTATATCCCTGCACATCGTGTTTATGTGTGCAGTCTTACTCATTAAGGTGCTGGAAGCGCTCCTGCCAGTTGGGAGCCCGAGCTACATTCCCATTCTTATCCAGCAGTTTGATGCCGTAGAAGTCCAACATCAGGGAATAGGCCGCCAGGAATCTCCGCTTAGCTTCCCGAGTGCTTTGGAATTCCTAAGAGGATTCAACATAGTAGATCAGAGACCAACAGACTGGTTAACCCACCTTTGCTTCCGGTTGATCAGATGATCATATGGAGCAGGACATAAAAtctctgtgtatatatacacttGTTTAATCAAAGCCACAGCTCAGGTTTTCTCAGGCACTCTtcactgacttttattttaattttagaaCAGATTCACATAACCAAAGGAAACTTAGTggaaaacaagattaaaaaaaaaaaaaacgtttaagTGGGTAAACCCAAGACATCAATGATGCTCAAACCGACGTCTTTTGTGAACCTTTGCTTTACACAAGGAACACCCAACCTTCCTGAGTGCAGCAGCTCACTAGTATTTATGTAAGATTCACTGAGCCATGGTAAACATTTAAGCAGTGAAGTGCAAACATGTCAGACATGCAGCAGGCAGCTCAGATAGCAACACTGACACTGTATGTaaactgtgtatgtgtctgcttgtgtgtctTACTTTGATCTCGTCCTGAGTCAGTTCATGTGCGTAGAAGTTGAGCCCTTGTTCTCTTAATGGGAAAAGCCTGGTacacaggaaaaaggaaaaaaaaacagacaatgaaattaaaactatttaaaacCATGCCATGAAACCTTGTGgtattaaataatgtttattcTCTAGGTTGCTTTTTGCTCTCCATTATAAAGTACTACTGCTTCCTTACACAGGTCTAAAGATGTATGAGCATTACCTGCAATAGTAACACAGTCTTATGTGTTCACAGTGTTCATGTGGAAGCTGGTCCTGGTGGGTTACGGCTAATGTCAGCAGCTCTGTCCTGCCCTTTTAATGGATTTGCTGAACTTTATACTAATATACTCCAGGAACCCCAGCTAACAATAACTACTCACAGATAGTGTTGCATTCACACAAAGGTTTGTTCTCATCTTAAAAGTATGTTTCTCGTCCTGTTACAAGTGAAGATTGAACAAAGAACAATGCAATTTCTTATTTCCATTCCTTCTACAGACGCCTGAGACATTTTTAGTAGTTACACAAACTCATGTATGCAGCCTATATATGTAAGGTACAAGGTTCATGGTTTGAAACAAGTTAGTCAGCAAAACTGACTAACTTGTCAACAGGAGATTTTCAGTCAACTCACCACTGAATGTAAGTGTGATTGTGCTCCAGTTTGTCAAAGTCCCCTTTCCATTTAGTCAGAATCTCCTCTATATATATACCTGAGAAGAGACAGAGCTAAttagctgtatgtgtgtgtgagagagaaagatagatagatagagagagagagagagagagagagagagagagagagagagagagggagagaaagcaTGTTTAAGCAGTGAATCACTCACTAATCTGGTGGTCTTTCCCAGATGAACAAGAGCTTTTGCCAAACAAAACTGACTAAACCCAAAGCTAACATCACATCTCTCCACAGTGGCACGAGATCTGCATacacaaagtgtgtgtttgtgtgtgtgtgagtgtgtgagctcaCCATCAGGCACTAGAGGGATCTTGTTCAGGTAGAAGCGCAGGTTACGGTACTCATTGGGCTGCCGGGACCTTTTGAAGTTCTACACAGATATTTTACACAGATATATAAACGATCACATAGAGCATTGTTTAGAATGTGTTACAAAGCAACAgtcacatatgtgtgtatgtgtatctaGACTTTTGGGTGTCATTATCACCACAgtgaagatgttttttgttccagtgtgtgtgtaggcatgTACCGGGTAACTGTGACGATATTTGTAGAGATCCCGGGCAGCATAGAAACTCCGCTTCATCTTTGGGACACACTGTGGGGAGTCAGTCAGCTGAGAGAGGaagcaagaaagaaataaaataaaataaaggaaggAAAGACAAAAGAAACTGCAGTCtatgtcagaaaaaaataatctccCCATGTTGGAACAGCTGCAGTGTAGCGCCCATCTCCCATTCAGCTGAATTAAAAGCACTGACTTTGCTTTTGCAGTCGAGGGCTGTCATCATCCATTTCTTTCTAGCAAAGGAGGACACTTCACATCAGCACTGCTGTGCAATCACTGCAAAAGGATGCTAGAAACTAGATCTAATTCTCAAATCCAATCTGGGTCATGCTAACTTCCACTGGCCAGAAAAGCTTGCAGCTTACTTACTCTCTTTAAGTATTCTAACAACAGCCATGTAGTGAACTACTCTGATGCTACAGGGCACAGGGGCCATAATAATGTGTCTATTAGTAATATTTGACCTCCTTCATAAACCAGCAGACTGACTGTGTAACTTCAATACTGGCaatgaatattttttatgaTTACCTAACAGAGATTTGTGTGTAGAGTGTAATACACATGGTATTAACACAGAATACTAtataaaataggattttggTACTACACTAAGCAGCAGTTTGAGGAGTACTCAGTACAGCTCcagccatgtgtgtgtgtctacaggaCATTCTGAATGAAACAGCTTGTGCTCCCTGCCCTTTCTGTGTCCTGGCCCTGTCGACATAGCGCTGCTACGTTACCTCACTGTGCGCCCGTCCTTACTGTACGAATGCATGCATCCAGCCTAACCCTCAGCGTACCTGCGGGGACATGTCCCCCTGGTCTCCGGCGCCCCGGTCGCTCTCCGCCGGGCTCACGGAGTCGGAGATGCCGCTGTCATCCTCAGCCGCCGGATCGTCGCTCTCCGAGTCCGAACCCCACGTCGAGTCGCATTCCTCCACTGTGCTCGGCTCCTTGAAACGCCAGCTGCCCAACAGATTTCCCATctaaaaaaacatgcaacaccTGTTCTCTTCTGGTATCCTCTTAACACAAAACACTACATAACCCCGTCTTTTGGTTTGCAGAGCGTTTGGCTCACACCGTCCTCCAACCGGAACATTTCAATGGCAGAAAAGGGGGATTTCCAGATCAGCAGCGATGACGCGGCCTTTCTATCTATGAGGGTTTGTTCGTGCCACGGAGCAGCAGCACGTCCTTACGTGAAGCATGTGCCGGCCATAGGTAGTATTCTTGGAGTAAATCTGTTTCAAGTAGTTCAGGTTGATGTTTTGCTGCTTATATTTACAGTCCGTGTCAGTGTCAACCACACTTTCCTATTCATCTAAAGAACTGTGCTGCTCTGAACATACTGCACTTGTCGATCATCACCTCTATAGGGAGGATTTCAAAACCAAACCGCACCAACTCTGTGGGGAGTTTGACTTTTTTCTCCACGTGCTTGCGTGAATTTTCTCCGGGGACTCCGGTTTCATTCCTCCCATTGTGGGAAAGgtttctccatccatccatccattcattatttatacctgcttattcctaaccagggtcacatggatctgctggagcctatcccagctctctttgggtgaaaggcaggggtccaccctggacaggtcaccagtccatcacaaggagGGGGTTATCCACTAGAAAATTTTGAGCTTTGTTTCCTTTATTCTGGCGACAGTACACAGCATTTTTATGTGGAATACTTTAAATTCAACATTCGACTCCCagtaaataatgcaaaataattTGCCTCCTTTAGCAAGAAcccagaaataaaaataaatatttgttgagGCCAGTCAGAATGATTTCTCCCAACATTGTTGGTAGCTGAGGATGAGATGAAATGGGATTGTTAAGTGGCggtggtgtgctggagaaggagaggcctaggacccaaatgcaggacaaaaaaGAGCTTTATTGCTTCCTCATGGGATCACCAGGGCACAGGGAAAAAAATCCGAAAACACAGACAGGTGGTATATATAGacacaggaaaccagaaaccaaaatCCAACCCGACCTGTATGCGGTCCAACCGGAAACTCAGGAACAACCACATCATGacattttatgttgtgtgtttatatgatgtatgcattttaattgaaatatatatatataaatatttctaCTCTATATAGAGTAgtcatgtatatatatactatgTATATACTATTGTAACCAGTGTAGTCTGGTCATGTATCTGTCAGATTCCACGCTTCTCATCACACGGCTGCGGCATTAATCACCCCCCCATACAGAGTCCCggaaacagcagcatcaggaCCAGAGCAGCCTCATGTGACACAAGGATAGGAGGAGGTCACCGTATCCAACCCCACACGCCCACCCAAGTTGATTCGTGCCACTAAGCCAGAACGttagaacctttttttttcttctcatttttgaTCTTTTGTTCACTAAATAAAGTTACTTGTGAATAATTATCTATTCTCTCATGACAAATTCCTAGCATTTGTTGTTATGGCAAACTGACCAAAATGTCAGCAAAAGTCAAATGTAGTGAATGTTAGCATTGTCTTtaggtgttttctgtgtgttttctgtgagcAAATATGAGTACATTGTATTTCAGATTTTCACAACAAATGTAGAGCAATTCATGAGCCAAAATAGAAAATAGTATTCACgaatatgttgtcattactgtctaatcactggaaaataccaacagTTTCTACTATAAAGAAATGGGGGTTTCCCACcatgtggctgtgtttgttttctcatgacGCAGAAGCACCACTGGATCGACTTCTTTCATTCTCTTGCTAGAAAAACTCTGCAAGTGGACAGTTTATTTgtcctttcattttcagtttgaattGCAACTTCCTCTAAAACTACTGAGAAAGACTTTGGCAGGAACAACAAGCCTTCTAATTTGGTTCTAATTTTCATTACCATCAAAAAATGGTGCCATGCCACTTTACTATGTAATCCAAAGACAGAGAACtggcagcatgtgtgtgtgtgatagggTCTGACCACTGTCCCTCATCATATGGCAGATATAATgtttaattacacatttaatgtAATCTAATGTCTTCTATTATAAGTCATCATATAATCTCTATAAAGGCAATGGGTTGAACGTTGTGTATCAAAGCTAGCTTTAGCTTTAGCCAAGAAGACATTGGAGCAAGCGGACAGCACATGCTGAAGCCAGGCTTTGGGTTTGGTTCATATAGCCCAGGTGCagcagactgaaacacaaaagatGGAATTCAGATGGGAGGTCCTGGTCATGAAAAAATATGTCAGCCTGCCATTACTCTAAAATTGCTGAGCAAATTACAGTTTATAGCAAATGAATGGTGAAAATTATTTGGTGATGCTATTTATATGATATatgattatttgtgttttcagtctgcaCAGCTGGAGTGTCAGGATGCAGAGGCTTACATGAGCCCTAGGTCTCTCCTAAATGCCATGGTCTAACTAACCAGTTTTAAGTCTGTACaggtgtacagtatgtgtagtTATTTCACAGCAATTTGGTGTCAAGTGCCCATCAACGCAGTGTATGGTTGTGCATAGTGGCACTGCACACAGCACAACTCAAATCAGAGGCTACATGGCTTTAATGAACTAAAGGAGACATTTTCATAGGGTAAAGCAGCTATGGACAACAGATTGTGTCAGAAGTCAGTCATATTCATTTGTATGTTCTAGTctcgggcagcatggtggcttagtggttagcactgttgcctcacagcaagagtgggttcgcaacctgtcctttctatgtggagtttgcatgttctccctgtgcttgtgtgggttttctccaggtactctggtttcctcccacagtccaaaaacatgtatgtcaggttgattggtgactctaaattgtccataggagtgagtgtgagtgtgtgaggttgtttgtctctatgtggccctgtgatggactggtgacctgtccagggtgtacccctgcctttcacccagagagagctgggataggctccagcagatccctgggaccctaaaccggaataagtgggtatagaaaatggatggatggacggatgtTCTAGTCTCAGTAAGAGATTTGTggtaaataacagaaacagagaaagtcACCCTCTTATTCTTTCAGTGGTACTTCACAGCAAAATAAGCttgaaaagcaaatacacacccAGCCCCAGTAGGCTCACAGTAGAAGCTGCACTTCTTGCCAACTTGAATGTCATGACATCAATGTGACCCAGATCATAAGGTCTGCCCAGGCCTccagctgtggctgctgctgcagtgggtGAAACCAGACTAGAAACCAGCTACTAAGGTCAGGACAAAGTCATTTCTccagttagaaaaaaaatctctgaaatGTTGAAATCAAGTGAAACTGCAAAATGAGGTCATCGAGAGTTCATAGTACAGTGTAGTTACAACAGCatagtttctgttttgtcagcaagctgctgctgctgttcacatGTCTTattcttggaaaaaaaacaacgtTTAACATCCAAATTGGACATCATGCATGTTGGACTTCCAAATTACATGACTACAGAATAAGTTTTGGTGTTTGGCgtgaataaataatttttaatcatTGATTTTTAATCAGAGAATTATGTTGTCCCATACATTGTAATGAGATGAGTACTATAATCAAAACATCTGTATTACAGGcttttgaaaacaaacattgtcCTTCCAACTTTAATAGTAGATGTAAACAGAACCCaatgtttctaatttaaagATGGAAGAACATCCACTGACAACATTAGCATTTCATCGACCCATAAGCACAAAATAACCAGAGAggtttcactgctgtgtgtttttactgtatgtacttACTTCTATTGCATTGCAATACATTGTGTCATTCACAAAAGAGTCTTCTGACAGTAAGCATTCTTTTGTGTTCAATCCAATCCAATTCCTCTGATTGAGTTCTGGTAACGATATACCAGAGCCCATATATGATCACCCTTACTTTGACCCTTACCACACTGCCAGCCGCCAACAAAATGAGGATTTACCTAAATGAGAAGCAGGTGAAGAACATGCTGGATTGACttgggtctttctgtgtggagtttggcTGTTCTCCAGAAGTGCAGAATGTTTTCTCTGAGGTGCTGTTTGtaagtatactgtatataaaataatataattaatgatTAAAGACAATGTACTAAGtaatgtctgtaaatgtttttgataGACATTAAGATTAAGAGGAGAGTA is a genomic window of Mastacembelus armatus chromosome 15, fMasArm1.2, whole genome shotgun sequence containing:
- the LOC113131904 gene encoding opioid growth factor receptor-like protein 1; amino-acid sequence: MGNLLGSWRFKEPSTVEECDSTWGSDSESDDPAAEDDSGISDSVSPAESDRGAGDQGDMSPQLTDSPQCVPKMKRSFYAARDLYKYRHSYPNFKRSRQPNEYRNLRFYLNKIPLVPDGIYIEEILTKWKGDFDKLEHNHTYIQWLFPLREQGLNFYAHELTQDEIKEFQSTREAKRRFLAAYSLMLDFYGIKLLDKNGNVARAPNWQERFQHLNESQHNYLRITRILKSLGELGYEAFKAPLVRLFLEESLCHNTLPNMQHSVLEYFVYTIRLPATRRHLLRFARQHYRPAHAFLWGPPPKKRGGGVSARGSTGTGSSGIRAPAPTPEQQRRGDESPTSTSAVDAVMCQDLAGGRLKGCTSLGSNMPGLQAASMLAGARGDRNKYSEIVPL